The Nocardia sp. NBC_01503 sequence CGACCAGCTTTTCGATGAGGTCGCCGCACTCCAGGTAGGCGAGTTCGGCGGCGAGTTTGAATACGCGCTGCCCACCGGACAGGTGCGGGGCGATCTCCAGGCGGCGTAACTCGGGGTCGTATCTGTGCAGCACACCGTCACCCAGGTCGATGCGCTCCACGATCTGCACGCCGTGCGCGGTGGTGAGGCGGCGGGCGATCTCACGTTTCAGATCACCGCCGTGGAAGCGCATACGGGTCGCGAGTTCCTCTGCGGCGGTATCCAATTCGTGAATATAGTTCTGCCGCTGATAAAAGTAGTCGCGGACTTCCTCGTGCGGTTTGGAGATGGCCCCGGAGCCGCTGCCGTCGGAGAAACGGTCCTCGGTGGCGGCGGCCAGCTGCGCGGTCGTATTGCGATAGCGACGGTGCATATTCACCATGGCGCGCGCCAAACCCGGATGCGCGGAGACCATTTCGGCGATCTCCTGGGCATCGGCCTCGATACTCAACTCCTGATCCATCACGACCTCCTGGAGTTCGGCAATGAGCCGGGTGTCGTCCTGGGAGGAGAAGAATCCCGCATCCACCCCGAAGACCTCGCTGATACGCAGCAGGACCGGTACGGTGAGCGGGCGAACGTCATGTTCGATCTGGTTGAGGTAGCTGGCCGAAATCTCCAGCTTCTTGGCGAGGGAGACCTGACTCAGCCCACGTTCGGTGCGCAGCTGACGGAGGCGCGCGCCGACGAAAGTCTTGGCCATGCGCCCAGTTTATGGGCGGTTTCGCAACCCTGCCAACCCGGAATTAACACCCTTGCTGAGGACTGCGTCACAGCGGTCCCGTGATCTGTCGGACCGTGCGGTTACCGTCGGTTGGTGCACTTGTCGCGAGTCGTTGAGGCGTTGCGGGCGGTACGCGCCACCTCTTCGCGGAAATCCAAGATAAATACCCTTGCCGAGCTGCTGGAACAGGCCGGACCGGAGGAGCTGGCGCAGGTGGTGGCGTGGGTATCGGGGGAGTTGTCACAGGGGCGGATCGGTACCGGATGGCGGACGCTGACCGCCATGGAGGTGGTCTCCGCCGCGGATTCGACCCTGACGGTCGGCCGGGTGGACGCGGTATTCACCGAGCTCGCGGCCGTCGGCGGAAGTGGGTCGACCGCGCGCCGGCGGGAGCTGCTGGAGCAGTTGTTCACCGCCGCCACCGCTGATGAGCACGATTTTCTGCTGCGCCTGCTGACCGGCGAGATGCGCCAGGGCGCGCTCACCGCGATCGTCGCCGAGGCGGTGGCCAAGGCTTTCGAGGTGCCGATCGAATCGGTGCGGCGGGCGCATATGCTCTCCGGACGGCTCCCGGTGACGGCGCTCGCGGCCTCGACCGGCGGCGTCACCGCGCTCGATGCCTTCCGCCTCGAGGTGGGCCGCCCCATTCAGCCGATGCTCGCCGCGCCCGGTGCGGCCCTCGACGAGGCA is a genomic window containing:
- the ramB gene encoding acetate metabolism transcriptional regulator RamB, which encodes MAKTFVGARLRQLRTERGLSQVSLAKKLEISASYLNQIEHDVRPLTVPVLLRISEVFGVDAGFFSSQDDTRLIAELQEVVMDQELSIEADAQEIAEMVSAHPGLARAMVNMHRRYRNTTAQLAAATEDRFSDGSGSGAISKPHEEVRDYFYQRQNYIHELDTAAEELATRMRFHGGDLKREIARRLTTAHGVQIVERIDLGDGVLHRYDPELRRLEIAPHLSGGQRVFKLAAELAYLECGDLIEKLVEEGNFTSPESRVLAKLGLANYFAAATVLPYTHFHEMAEDFRYDIERLSAFFTQSYETICHRLSTLQRPRLRGVPFSFVRVDRAGNMSKRQSATGFHFSSSGGTCPLWNVYETFAYPAKIMTQIAQMPDGRKYLWIARTVERRATRYGEPSKIFAIGLGCELRHAGRVVYADGLDLNDPKPTPIGAGCRVCERSNCPQRAFPPLGKSLDISEHRSSISPYVIQ